A genomic region of Friedmanniella luteola contains the following coding sequences:
- a CDS encoding MFS transporter, producing MTALSAAAARRRLLLLTATRWLPVGLVFGLTTLLPLERGLSLAQVSLVLAVQGFVVLALELPTGGLADAVGRRPLLVAAALVAVVSGVLFLLATDVATFAVAMLLQGVFRALDSGPLEAWYVDAAQADDPQVAVERTLGHAGAVLGMAIAGGALVSGGLVAWHPVTGSSALVLPYLVATALLGLHALLVLLLVAEPGPGAPAARSEARRRAWDAARGTPRVVRDGLVVVTRNPVLRGLVLVEVFWSVAMIAFETLNPVRLAELVGGEQRAGALYGPASAAAWALFAAGSAAAGLAATRLGVARTAVLVRVLNGGFVVVMGLVAGPVGLVAAYWLAYLTHGAANPVHSTLLHRQAERAHRVTVLSVSSMVSGGVYSLGLLALGPLAQSTSTATAMVVAGAVSVVGALGYAPALRDERAGRATSPVPEASPARR from the coding sequence GTGACGGCCCTGAGCGCGGCGGCGGCGCGGCGCCGGCTGCTGCTCCTGACGGCCACCCGGTGGCTGCCCGTGGGGCTCGTCTTCGGCCTCACCACCCTGCTGCCGCTCGAGCGCGGGCTGAGCCTCGCCCAGGTGTCGCTGGTCCTCGCCGTGCAGGGGTTCGTGGTGCTGGCCCTCGAGCTGCCGACCGGGGGGCTGGCCGACGCCGTGGGACGGCGACCGCTGCTCGTCGCCGCCGCGCTGGTCGCGGTGGTCAGCGGGGTGCTCTTCCTGCTGGCCACCGACGTCGCGACGTTCGCGGTGGCCATGCTGCTGCAGGGGGTCTTCCGCGCGCTCGACTCGGGTCCGCTCGAGGCCTGGTACGTCGACGCCGCCCAGGCCGACGACCCGCAGGTCGCCGTGGAGCGGACTCTCGGCCACGCCGGGGCCGTCCTCGGGATGGCGATCGCCGGCGGTGCGCTGGTCTCCGGCGGCCTGGTGGCCTGGCACCCGGTGACGGGCTCCAGCGCGCTGGTGCTGCCCTACCTGGTCGCCACCGCCCTGCTCGGCCTGCACGCCCTGCTGGTGCTGCTGCTCGTCGCGGAGCCGGGCCCGGGCGCACCGGCGGCCCGCTCCGAGGCCCGCCGTCGGGCGTGGGACGCGGCGCGCGGGACGCCCCGGGTCGTGCGCGACGGGCTCGTCGTGGTGACCCGCAACCCCGTCCTGCGCGGGCTGGTGCTCGTGGAGGTGTTCTGGAGCGTGGCGATGATCGCCTTCGAGACCCTGAACCCCGTCCGGCTGGCCGAGCTCGTCGGCGGCGAGCAGCGGGCGGGCGCGCTCTACGGCCCGGCGTCGGCGGCGGCCTGGGCGCTCTTCGCCGCGGGGTCGGCGGCCGCGGGGCTCGCCGCCACCCGGCTGGGGGTGGCCCGGACGGCGGTGCTGGTCCGGGTGCTGAACGGGGGGTTCGTCGTCGTCATGGGACTCGTCGCCGGCCCGGTCGGCCTGGTGGCGGCCTACTGGCTCGCCTACCTCACGCACGGGGCCGCGAACCCGGTGCACAGCACGTTGCTGCACCGGCAGGCGGAGCGGGCGCACCGGGTGACGGTGCTGTCGGTCAGCTCGATGGTGAGCGGCGGCGTCTACAGCCTGGGTCTGCTGGCCCTGGGCCCGCTGGCCCAGAGCACCTCGACGGCCACGGCCATGGTGGTGGCCGGGGCGGTCAGCGTCGTCGGGGCCCTCGGCTACGCACCCGCGCTGCGGGACGAGCGCGCCGGGCGCGCGACGTCACCGGTGCCGGAGGCCAGCCCGGCTCGCCGCTGA
- a CDS encoding ArsR/SmtB family transcription factor produces the protein MTDPAPPTGLRLDATSLRVLAHPLRSRLLSRLRVDGPATATELAGVLSTNTGATSYHLRKLESVGLVTDTGEGEGKRRLWRASTDFHSFDPSDYRDDDEAAAAVGWLQRDYVRQMASRAEGWFDAADRWPDAWVDAAGYGDTHLTVTAAQLRQVSAELFAVLERWRTAGAGDPAARRVLVSLVAQPADVTDPPPAEVDR, from the coding sequence ATGACCGATCCTGCGCCGCCCACCGGCCTGCGGCTGGACGCGACGTCCCTCCGGGTCCTCGCGCACCCCCTGAGGTCGCGGCTGCTGTCCCGGCTCCGCGTCGACGGGCCGGCCACGGCCACCGAGCTCGCGGGCGTGCTGAGCACCAACACCGGCGCGACCAGCTACCACCTGCGCAAGCTGGAGTCGGTGGGGCTCGTCACCGACACGGGGGAGGGGGAGGGCAAGCGCCGGCTGTGGCGCGCCTCGACCGACTTCCACAGCTTCGACCCCTCGGACTACCGCGACGACGACGAGGCCGCGGCCGCGGTGGGCTGGCTGCAGCGCGACTACGTCCGCCAGATGGCGAGCCGGGCCGAGGGGTGGTTCGACGCGGCGGACCGCTGGCCGGACGCCTGGGTGGACGCCGCCGGGTACGGCGACACCCACCTCACGGTGACGGCCGCCCAGCTGCGGCAGGTCTCGGCCGAGCTCTTCGCGGTGCTGGAGCGCTGGCGCACGGCCGGCGCCGGCGACCCGGCGGCACGCCGGGTGCTCGTCTCGCTGGTCGCGCAGCCGGCCGACGTCACCGACCCGCCCCCTGCGGAGGTCGACCGGTGA
- a CDS encoding AI-2E family transporter: MTAHGASTLGSQPGRPVPDPAGRQDDQDGGAPAPTARRRLLNQTSPFRIGFVGAVGVILAYALAQAVVQARSIIIVVVVAFFIALGLNPLVRALTRRGVKRGTAVLLVLVGVVVVFALALLAVVPVFVEQIGNLVRSGPGLLQDTLRNPQVNALNERYQVVDRARDAISSGGLVSSAFGSLLGAGAAVLSAVVSGFTLLILSLYFLVALPAIKNAVVRLTPASRRDRSSYLSEQIFLRISSYISGTFVVALIAGVLSYVFLLVVGLSEYALALAVLVAVLDIIPLIGATLAAVVVVIIGFSQSVTIGIAALIFYALYQQFENYVVQPRVFKKAVDVPGALVVIAALVGGSLLGIVGALLSVPVAAVGLLILREVAQPRLDAS, translated from the coding sequence ATGACCGCCCACGGAGCAAGCACCCTCGGCTCACAGCCGGGGCGCCCGGTCCCCGACCCCGCCGGACGCCAGGACGACCAGGACGGGGGAGCGCCGGCCCCGACGGCCCGGCGGCGGCTGCTCAACCAGACGTCGCCCTTCCGCATCGGCTTCGTGGGGGCGGTCGGGGTGATCCTGGCCTACGCCCTCGCCCAGGCCGTCGTCCAGGCCCGCTCGATCATCATCGTCGTGGTCGTCGCCTTCTTCATCGCGCTCGGGCTGAACCCGCTGGTGCGGGCCCTGACCCGGCGCGGGGTGAAGCGCGGGACCGCCGTGCTGCTGGTGCTGGTGGGCGTGGTGGTCGTCTTCGCGCTCGCCCTGCTCGCCGTGGTCCCCGTCTTCGTGGAGCAGATCGGCAACCTCGTCCGCTCGGGGCCCGGCCTGCTGCAGGACACGCTCCGCAACCCGCAGGTCAACGCGCTGAACGAGCGCTACCAGGTGGTCGACCGGGCCCGGGACGCGATCAGCTCCGGCGGGCTGGTGTCCTCGGCGTTCGGGAGCCTGCTCGGGGCCGGGGCCGCGGTGCTGAGCGCGGTGGTCTCGGGCTTCACGCTGCTGATCCTCAGCCTGTACTTCCTGGTCGCCCTCCCGGCGATCAAGAACGCGGTCGTCCGGCTCACCCCGGCCTCGCGCCGGGACCGGTCGAGCTACCTGTCCGAGCAGATCTTCCTGCGGATCAGCTCCTACATCTCCGGCACGTTCGTCGTCGCGCTGATCGCCGGCGTGCTGTCCTACGTCTTCTTGCTGGTCGTCGGGCTGTCGGAGTACGCGCTGGCGCTGGCGGTGCTGGTCGCGGTGCTCGACATCATCCCGCTGATCGGCGCGACGCTCGCGGCCGTCGTCGTCGTCATCATCGGGTTCAGCCAGTCGGTGACCATCGGCATCGCGGCGCTGATCTTCTACGCGCTCTACCAGCAGTTCGAGAACTACGTGGTGCAGCCGCGGGTGTTCAAGAAGGCGGTGGACGTGCCGGGCGCCCTCGTCGTCATCGCCGCGCTCGTGGGCGGCAGCCTGCTGGGGATCGTCGGCGCGCTGCTGTCCGTCCCCGTCGCCGCGGTGGGCCTGCTCATCCTCCGTGAGGTGGCCCAGCCCCGCCTCGACGCCAGCTGA
- a CDS encoding ABC transporter substrate-binding protein, with the protein MSPHHPRLAALAATGLALALLGCSATAPPASSGSPSSPGTVTVTNCGKPQSFPSPAQRLFVNDGNLVALSLAVGAGDQIAAVTSLQDDTDVLTRAYGDVVGGLRQVAPESPTMETVVAARPDVVVAGWNYGFSESTDVTPQTLGDRGIGAYVLSESCRRADGARGTMDPWDAVRTDLTNLGAITGHVDTAAAVVADTDARLAALAAAPRPERAPVVFVFDSGTDAVFSSGAFGGPQAIIDAAGGRNALADLKDTWTEVSWERVAKADPDLIVFVDYPGQTLAQKQQVLAEHPASRDLAAVREERYLDLPYAMWTSGPLNVDAAEHLRQGMERYGLVPGSGLRPRLDLG; encoded by the coding sequence ATGAGCCCCCACCACCCCCGCCTGGCCGCCCTGGCCGCCACCGGTCTCGCCCTCGCCCTGCTCGGCTGCAGCGCGACCGCGCCGCCCGCGTCGTCCGGGTCGCCGAGCAGCCCGGGGACGGTCACGGTCACGAACTGCGGGAAGCCGCAGAGCTTCCCCTCCCCCGCGCAGCGGCTGTTCGTCAACGACGGCAACCTCGTCGCCCTCAGCCTGGCCGTGGGCGCCGGCGACCAGATCGCGGCCGTCACCAGCCTCCAGGACGACACCGACGTGCTGACCCGGGCGTACGGCGACGTGGTCGGCGGGCTGCGCCAGGTGGCGCCGGAGAGCCCGACGATGGAGACCGTCGTGGCCGCGCGGCCCGACGTCGTCGTCGCGGGCTGGAACTACGGGTTCAGCGAGTCGACCGACGTGACGCCGCAGACCCTCGGCGACCGCGGGATCGGCGCCTACGTGCTGAGCGAGAGCTGCCGGCGCGCCGACGGCGCCCGCGGCACGATGGACCCCTGGGACGCGGTCCGCACCGACCTGACCAACCTCGGCGCGATCACCGGGCACGTCGACACCGCGGCGGCCGTCGTGGCGGACACCGACGCCCGGCTGGCCGCCCTGGCCGCGGCCCCGCGGCCGGAGCGGGCGCCCGTGGTGTTCGTGTTCGACAGCGGGACGGACGCCGTCTTCTCCTCCGGCGCCTTCGGCGGCCCGCAGGCCATCATCGACGCCGCCGGCGGGCGCAACGCCCTCGCCGACCTGAAGGACACCTGGACCGAGGTCAGCTGGGAGCGGGTGGCGAAGGCCGACCCCGACCTCATCGTCTTCGTCGACTACCCCGGTCAGACGCTCGCCCAGAAGCAGCAGGTCCTCGCGGAGCACCCCGCCAGCCGCGACCTGGCGGCCGTGCGCGAGGAGCGCTACCTCGACCTGCCCTACGCGATGTGGACGAGCGGCCCGCTCAACGTCGACGCCGCCGAGCACCTGCGGCAGGGGATGGAGCGCTACGGCCTCGTCCCGGGCAGCGGGCTGCGGCCCCGGCTCGACCTGGGCTGA
- a CDS encoding SRPBCC family protein: MPVVESRLTVPLEPELAFWVSQTTAPLRYRWDPFVRSQHLLDGATRPAQGVRTATTSRHGLRMVSRYVSFAPPRNVGMTMVSGPWFFARFGGGWRFTPGAQPGTTDVTWRYNFATRPRLLEPLADRLGRWVLQRDIDRRIAGYARGCSDPVVLTAAREAAAAG; the protein is encoded by the coding sequence GTGCCCGTCGTCGAGTCCCGGCTGACCGTCCCGCTCGAACCCGAGCTGGCGTTCTGGGTGTCCCAGACCACCGCGCCGCTGCGCTACCGCTGGGACCCGTTCGTCCGCTCCCAGCACCTGCTCGACGGGGCGACCCGGCCGGCGCAGGGGGTCCGCACCGCGACGACCTCGCGGCACGGCCTGCGGATGGTCAGCCGCTACGTCTCGTTCGCCCCGCCGCGCAACGTCGGCATGACGATGGTCAGCGGTCCCTGGTTCTTCGCCCGCTTCGGCGGCGGGTGGCGGTTCACCCCCGGCGCGCAGCCCGGCACCACCGACGTCACGTGGCGCTACAACTTCGCCACCCGCCCCCGGCTCCTGGAGCCGCTGGCCGACCGCCTCGGGCGCTGGGTCCTGCAGCGCGACATCGACCGGCGGATCGCCGGCTACGCCCGCGGCTGCAGCGATCCCGTCGTGCTGACCGCGGCGCGGGAGGCGGCCGCGGCGGGCTAG
- a CDS encoding ABC transporter ATP-binding protein: MSPASPTSPPGVALTATGLDAGVDGHLVVAGVSLAVEPGSLVAVVGENGSGKSTLLRALAGLSRPLAGRVAVDGADLHALPGRARARLLAWVGQEDAPAEELLVWQAVALGLVPHQRPWAGPGSGERETVAAALAQVGLQHLADRRCDHLSGGERRRVMLARGLAQRTGLVVLDEPTNHLDVAHQQELVGVLRGSGRTVIASLHDLDLARNGFDQAVVLHDGRALATGRAAEVLVPEVVRTAFGVVPALLRDPATGQEHLVLRPPHLSPADRKKSR; the protein is encoded by the coding sequence GTGAGCCCGGCGAGCCCGACGAGCCCGCCCGGGGTCGCGCTGACCGCGACGGGCCTCGACGCCGGGGTCGACGGCCACCTCGTCGTGGCCGGCGTCAGCCTGGCCGTCGAACCCGGCAGCCTCGTCGCCGTCGTCGGCGAGAACGGCAGCGGCAAGTCCACGCTGCTGCGCGCGCTCGCCGGGCTGAGCCGGCCGCTGGCGGGGCGGGTGGCCGTCGACGGCGCCGACCTGCACGCGCTGCCCGGCCGGGCCCGGGCCCGGCTGCTCGCGTGGGTCGGGCAGGAGGACGCGCCGGCCGAGGAGCTGCTGGTCTGGCAGGCCGTCGCGCTCGGGCTGGTGCCCCACCAGCGCCCCTGGGCCGGGCCGGGCTCGGGCGAGCGGGAGACCGTCGCCGCCGCGCTGGCGCAGGTGGGGCTGCAGCACCTCGCCGACCGACGCTGCGACCACCTCTCCGGGGGCGAGCGCCGCCGGGTGATGCTGGCCCGCGGGCTCGCCCAGCGGACCGGCCTGGTCGTCCTCGACGAACCGACCAACCACCTCGACGTCGCCCACCAGCAGGAGCTGGTCGGGGTGCTGCGCGGCAGCGGCCGCACCGTCATCGCCTCCCTGCACGACCTCGACCTGGCCCGCAACGGCTTCGACCAGGCCGTCGTGCTGCACGACGGCCGGGCCCTGGCCACCGGCCGGGCCGCCGAGGTGCTCGTGCCGGAGGTCGTCCGGACCGCCTTCGGCGTCGTCCCCGCCCTGCTGCGCGACCCGGCCACCGGTCAGGAGCACCTGGTGCTCCGCCCACCCCACCTCTCCCCCGCCGACCGGAAGAAGTCCCGATGA
- a CDS encoding FecCD family ABC transporter permease, producing the protein MTHLRDARQRRPGPTAVVLAAALVLSLVGSLALGTETVPLPAVVDVVGQRLTGGRGADPTADVIVWELRAPRAVLAAVVGAGLTLAGLAMQTLVRNPLADPYLLGVSSGAGVGATAVITTGLLGAWGVWALSGGALLGALAASVVVYLVASAQGGLTPLRLVLSGVVLSSAFSAVASFLVFAAQDSRAAQSVLFWLLGNLTGATWAKVGLPAAVVLLATALLLASSGWMDALAAGPDTAASLGVPVGGLRRALFGGLAVLVGVLVAVSGGIGFVGLVLPHLARRVVGARHRALVVVAALGGALFLVWVDVLARMLFRPLEIPIGVVTGVVGAPVFLLLMGRAEYRFGSAR; encoded by the coding sequence GTGACCCACCTGCGCGACGCCCGTCAGCGCCGTCCCGGACCCACCGCCGTCGTCCTCGCCGCCGCCCTGGTGCTCAGCCTCGTCGGCTCGCTCGCCCTGGGCACCGAGACCGTGCCGCTGCCGGCCGTCGTCGACGTCGTCGGCCAGCGCCTCACCGGCGGGCGCGGGGCCGACCCGACCGCCGACGTCATCGTCTGGGAGCTGCGGGCCCCCCGGGCCGTGCTGGCCGCCGTCGTCGGGGCGGGCCTCACGCTGGCCGGACTGGCCATGCAGACCCTCGTCCGCAACCCGCTGGCCGACCCCTACCTGCTCGGGGTCTCCTCCGGCGCCGGCGTCGGCGCCACCGCCGTCATCACCACCGGGCTGCTGGGTGCCTGGGGCGTGTGGGCGCTCTCCGGCGGCGCCCTGCTGGGCGCGCTCGCCGCCTCGGTCGTGGTCTACCTGGTGGCCAGCGCCCAGGGCGGTCTGACCCCGCTGCGGCTCGTGCTGTCCGGCGTCGTGCTGTCGTCGGCCTTCAGCGCCGTCGCGTCGTTCCTCGTCTTCGCCGCGCAGGACAGCCGGGCCGCCCAGTCGGTGCTGTTCTGGCTGCTCGGCAACCTGACCGGGGCCACGTGGGCCAAGGTCGGGCTCCCCGCGGCCGTGGTCCTGCTGGCCACGGCCCTCCTGCTGGCCAGCAGCGGCTGGATGGACGCGCTGGCCGCCGGGCCCGACACGGCCGCCTCCCTCGGCGTGCCCGTCGGGGGCCTGCGGCGGGCGCTGTTCGGCGGGCTGGCCGTGCTGGTCGGGGTGCTGGTCGCGGTGTCCGGCGGCATCGGCTTCGTGGGCCTCGTCCTCCCGCACCTGGCCCGGCGGGTGGTCGGCGCCCGGCACCGCGCGCTGGTGGTGGTCGCTGCGCTCGGCGGGGCCCTGTTCCTGGTGTGGGTCGACGTGCTGGCCCGGATGCTCTTCCGGCCGCTGGAGATCCCCATCGGGGTGGTGACCGGCGTGGTCGGCGCCCCCGTCTTCCTGCTGCTGATGGGTCGGGCCGAGTACCGCTTCGGGAGTGCCCGGTGA
- a CDS encoding DUF1206 domain-containing protein: MSNAGVAGQAAEGARDASQQMRGSRGYQVLVAVGLVCYGVVHLLIAWIALRVAWGGGGDASQEGALRALAKTGAGPLLLGVVAVGMLALVLWQAAEAAFGYGRVAQEHDERRRLRKRLSSAGRAVVYLLIGVSAARLVAGAGSSGGQEDTLTGRLLQAPFGRALVVLVAAAILAVGVSQVVRGVRQKFTEDLEGDRTRAVRVLGTAGYVAKGVALAVVAGLFGWAALSADPDRAGGLDAALHTVASQPQGSSLLTVLAAGFAAFGLFCFVWARNARS, encoded by the coding sequence ATGAGCAACGCGGGGGTGGCGGGCCAGGCCGCCGAGGGTGCACGCGACGCCAGCCAGCAGATGCGGGGCTCGCGCGGTTACCAGGTCCTCGTCGCGGTGGGGCTGGTCTGCTACGGCGTCGTGCACCTGCTGATCGCCTGGATCGCCCTGCGGGTCGCCTGGGGCGGGGGCGGCGACGCCTCCCAGGAGGGCGCCCTCCGCGCCCTGGCGAAGACCGGGGCCGGGCCGCTGCTGCTCGGGGTCGTCGCCGTCGGCATGCTGGCCCTGGTGCTGTGGCAGGCCGCGGAGGCCGCCTTCGGCTACGGGCGGGTGGCGCAGGAGCACGACGAGCGGCGCCGGCTCCGCAAGCGCCTCTCCTCTGCCGGCCGGGCCGTGGTCTACCTGCTCATCGGGGTGAGCGCCGCCCGGCTGGTCGCCGGCGCCGGCTCCTCCGGCGGGCAGGAGGACACCCTCACCGGCCGGTTGCTGCAGGCACCGTTCGGCCGGGCGCTCGTCGTCCTGGTGGCGGCCGCGATCCTCGCCGTCGGCGTCAGCCAGGTGGTCCGCGGAGTGCGGCAGAAGTTCACCGAGGACCTCGAGGGCGACCGGACGCGCGCGGTGCGCGTCCTGGGCACGGCCGGCTACGTGGCCAAGGGCGTCGCCCTGGCCGTGGTCGCCGGGCTGTTCGGCTGGGCCGCCCTGAGCGCCGACCCGGACCGCGCCGGCGGGCTCGACGCCGCCCTGCACACCGTCGCCTCCCAGCCGCAGGGCTCGTCGCTGCTCACCGTGCTCGCCGCGGGCTTCGCCGCGTTCGGGTTGTTCTGCTTCGTCTGGGCCCGCAACGCGCGCTCCTGA
- a CDS encoding VOC family protein → MTTTTGTTTPTSTTPGATTPSPAPPLLGVSHLALSAPDLPAARRFWTGTMGFEVTTDTPHLLFVVHWPSRVAIAVTDHEATVRGPFDERRTGLDHVALAVPDADALEDWRQRLVADDVPHSAVVDSGAGLHLNLRAPGGVPVELYVMDAATAAAFGLDHPHEGHAHGPAGSTP, encoded by the coding sequence ATGACCACGACCACGGGCACGACCACCCCCACGAGCACCACCCCCGGGGCGACCACCCCGTCGCCGGCGCCACCGCTGCTGGGCGTGTCGCACCTCGCCCTCTCCGCGCCCGACCTGCCGGCGGCCCGGCGCTTCTGGACCGGGACGATGGGCTTCGAGGTGACGACGGACACCCCCCACCTGCTGTTCGTCGTCCACTGGCCGAGCCGCGTCGCGATCGCGGTGACCGACCACGAGGCCACGGTGCGGGGGCCGTTCGACGAACGGCGGACCGGCCTCGACCACGTCGCCCTCGCGGTCCCGGACGCCGACGCGCTGGAGGACTGGCGGCAGCGGCTGGTCGCCGACGACGTCCCGCACAGCGCGGTCGTCGACTCCGGCGCCGGTCTGCACCTCAACCTGAGGGCTCCGGGCGGGGTCCCGGTCGAGCTGTACGTGATGGACGCCGCGACCGCCGCCGCGTTCGGGCTGGACCACCCGCACGAGGGCCACGCCCACGGACCGGCGGGGTCGACGCCCTGA
- a CDS encoding ABC transporter ATP-binding protein translates to MSGTSQPLRALWRHHRRHRPRVVAAATFTTLNTAADVAPELLLGVAVDVVVRGADSFAASLFGIEGRFGQLLVIALLNIAVWVVESATDYAAAVLWRGLSQAVEHELRVETYANVQDLDVSWHEGSAPGRVLSIISDDVNQLERFLDVGARVILHTFWTVVFVGAVFAASSWQLMLLAFIPVPVIVWGSIRFQKLLEPLYRRVREAAGDVSATVSTNLGGLTTIKAFTAERREVERVRVVSQGYWDANRAAIRSSAAFVPLIRMAILAGFTSTLLLGGWFVIQGRLEVGLYTVLVFMTQRLLWPLTDLGETLDLYQRAMASTRRIFSLLEERGHQVPGDLRLDAPVRGRLELRGVRFGYADGPDVLRGLDLVVPAGETHAVVGATGAGKSSLLRLVLRFSDPREGRVLLDGVDVRDLSWDSLRGAIGYVSQDVFLFHGTVRDNLAYGRPDAGEDAIREAARLAEAHTFIEGLAEGYDTVVGERGLTLSGGQRQRIALARAILRDPALLVLDEATSAVDNETEAAIQRSLATVTTDRTALVVAHRLSTVRDADRIWVLAEGRVAESGTHDELVDGGGLYAALWAVQTGEALHQPQT, encoded by the coding sequence GTGTCCGGAACCTCCCAGCCCCTGCGGGCGCTCTGGCGGCACCACCGCCGCCACCGCCCCCGCGTCGTGGCCGCCGCCACGTTCACCACCCTGAACACGGCGGCCGACGTGGCCCCCGAGCTGCTGCTCGGGGTGGCGGTCGACGTCGTCGTCCGGGGCGCCGACTCCTTCGCCGCCTCGCTGTTCGGCATCGAGGGCCGGTTCGGCCAGCTGCTGGTCATCGCGCTGCTGAACATCGCCGTCTGGGTGGTCGAGTCGGCCACCGACTACGCCGCGGCGGTGCTGTGGCGGGGCCTGTCCCAGGCCGTCGAGCACGAGCTGCGGGTGGAGACCTACGCGAACGTGCAGGACCTCGACGTCTCCTGGCACGAGGGCTCGGCGCCCGGCCGGGTGCTGTCGATCATCAGCGACGACGTCAACCAGCTGGAGCGCTTCCTCGACGTCGGCGCCCGGGTCATCCTGCACACCTTCTGGACCGTGGTGTTCGTCGGCGCCGTGTTCGCCGCGTCGTCCTGGCAGCTCATGCTGCTGGCCTTCATCCCGGTGCCGGTCATCGTCTGGGGCTCGATCCGCTTCCAGAAGCTGCTGGAGCCGCTCTACCGCCGCGTCCGGGAGGCCGCCGGCGACGTCAGCGCGACGGTCTCGACCAACCTGGGCGGGCTCACCACCATCAAGGCCTTCACCGCCGAGCGGCGCGAGGTCGAGCGGGTGCGCGTGGTCTCCCAGGGCTACTGGGACGCCAACCGGGCGGCGATCCGCTCGTCGGCGGCCTTCGTGCCGCTGATCCGGATGGCCATCCTGGCCGGCTTCACCTCCACCCTGCTGCTGGGCGGCTGGTTCGTGATCCAGGGCCGGCTCGAGGTCGGCCTCTACACGGTGCTCGTCTTCATGACCCAGCGGCTGCTCTGGCCGCTCACCGACCTGGGCGAGACCCTCGACCTCTACCAGAGGGCCATGGCCTCCACGCGGCGGATCTTCTCCCTGCTGGAGGAGCGCGGCCACCAGGTCCCGGGCGACCTCCGGCTGGACGCCCCGGTGCGGGGCCGGCTGGAGCTGCGCGGCGTCCGGTTCGGCTACGCCGACGGTCCTGACGTGCTCCGCGGCCTCGACCTGGTCGTGCCGGCGGGGGAGACGCACGCGGTCGTGGGAGCCACCGGCGCGGGCAAGTCGAGCCTGCTGCGGCTCGTGCTGCGGTTCTCCGACCCGCGGGAGGGCCGGGTGCTCCTCGACGGCGTCGACGTCCGCGACCTCTCCTGGGACTCGCTGCGAGGGGCCATCGGGTACGTCAGCCAGGACGTCTTCCTCTTCCACGGCACCGTCCGCGACAACCTGGCCTACGGGCGGCCCGACGCGGGCGAGGACGCCATCCGGGAGGCGGCGCGGCTGGCCGAGGCGCACACCTTCATCGAGGGGCTGGCGGAGGGCTACGACACCGTGGTCGGCGAGCGCGGCCTGACCCTCTCCGGCGGCCAGCGGCAGCGGATCGCGCTGGCCCGCGCGATCCTGCGCGACCCGGCCCTGCTGGTGCTCGACGAGGCCACCTCGGCCGTGGACAACGAGACCGAGGCTGCCATCCAGCGCTCGCTCGCCACCGTGACGACCGACCGGACGGCCCTCGTCGTCGCCCACCGGCTCTCCACCGTCCGCGACGCCGACCGGATCTGGGTGCTGGCGGAGGGCCGGGTGGCCGAGTCGGGGACCCACGACGAGCTCGTCGACGGCGGCGGGCTCTACGCCGCGCTGTGGGCGGTCCAGACCGGCGAGGCGCTGCACCAGCCCCAGACCTGA